The following is a genomic window from Mus pahari chromosome 1, PAHARI_EIJ_v1.1, whole genome shotgun sequence.
TACGTGTtcggattaaaggcatttgacaCCATGGCcccagataaataaatcttaaaaaaaaaaaaaaggtcaaagcTGGTAGCACAGGttggtaatcccagcatttaaaagGTTAACACAAAAGGATTGCCTCAAGTTTGAGACCATTCTGGTCTATACTGCAAgtgtcaggccagccagggtcccAAAGCAAGACCCTGTGACCATATCTGTAACCTTCACGAGATCACAGAGTTAGTGGACAATTATCTCCTCACTGGTAAGGTTGATTATAGGGAGGCCACATGAGATTATCTATGTAAGTGCCCTGCACAGGCTAATTACTCAAAAGGTAATAATACTGGCCCAGAGAGGGGCAGTGACTATCCTGAAAGTGTTCAGCACCATATCTCTCATACCAAGCCTTCACGAATTTGTTGATTCAGCAGACTGGCAGTCCATGTCCTTCACTACGCTGAGGACCCAGAATGGACAGTGCTGTGGAAGCCAACCTGGGCGCTGCTGGCCACGGTCCCCGCACAGAGCTCAGCGACGAAGACTACTACCCTCAGGGCAGCTGGGACACAGTCTTTCTGGTGGCCTTGCTGCTCCTGGGACTGCCAGCCAATGGGTTGATGGCATGGCTGGCTGGCTCACAGGCCCGGCACGGGGCTGGCACAAGATTGGCCTTGCTCCTGCTCAGCTTGGCCCTCTCTGACTTCTTATTCCTGGCAGCAGCAACTTTCCAAATCCTGGAAATCCAGCATGGAGGGCATTGGCCACTGAGCACTGCCGCCTGCCGCTTCTACTACTTCCTGTGGGGTGTGTCGTATTCCTCCGGCCTCTTCCTATTGACAGCGCTCAGCCTGGACCGCTGCTTGCTGGCACTGTGCCCACGATGGTACCCTGGGCGCCGTCCAGCCCGCCTGCCCCTCTGGGTGTGCGCTGGCGTCTGGGTGCTGGCCACACTCTTTAGTGTGCCCTGGTTGGTCTTCCCTGAGGCTGCTGTCTGGTGGTATGATCTGGTTATCTGCCTGGACTTCTGGGACACAGAGGAGCTGCCTCTGCGGATGCTTGAGATCTTGGGGGGcttcctgcctttcctcttgCTGCTGGTCTGCCATGTGCTCACCCAAGCCACTGCTTGCAGGACCTGTTGTGGACATCAGCCTAGGCGCATGGCGTGCCACGGCTTTGCCCGTGTGGCCAAGACCATTTTGTCAGCCTATGTGGTCCTGAGGCTACCTTACCAGCTGGCGCAGCTGCTCTATCTGGCTTTCTTATGGGATGTCTACCCTGGGTACCTGCTCTGGGAAGCCCTGGTCTATTCTGACTACCTGATCCTGCTTAACAGCTGCCTGAGCCCCTTCCTGTGCCTGGCGGCCAGCGCTGACCTCCGGGCCCTGCTGCGCACCGTGCTCTCCTCCTTTGCGGCCGCCGTCTGCGAGGAACGACCTGGAAGCTTCACACCTGCTGAGACCCAGGTGGCCTCTGAGGGCTTGACTCTGCCAGGACCAACATCTGAAGGCCAGTCAAGGTTGGATCCTGTGGTCCAGCCTCAAGTGAACCCTTCTGTCCAGCCACAGTCAGATTCTGTGGTCCAGCCTATGGTGGGCTCCCTGATCCAGCCTCCGTTGGATACTGTGGTTCAGCTTGAGGTGAACCCTCTGGCCCAGccacagctggatcccatggCTCAACCTCAAGTGAACCCCTCAGCCCAACCACAGTCAAAGTCTGTGGTCCAGCCTCAAGTGGACCCCCTGACCCAGCCACAGTTGGATCCTGTAGTCCAGCCACAGTCAAGCCCAGAGGCCCCGATCCCTGCCTGTGGGGACGAGTCAGCCTCTAACCCTGGTGAGGAAAACTCCCCTGGCCCATGCCCAGATCCCATTCCTGGGGCCCCTGAGAACCTAGACAGACCAGCTGTTCCCCAGGAAGAAAGCCCTAACAATGTCCTCCCAAAAGAAGCCCCCAGTGCAGGACCTACTTGAGTCAGAGAGagctgggcagaggtgggagcAGGGAGAAACCCAGCAGTGAGAGAGAGCCCCATTGAGTCCCTCAAGCCTGCAGGGAAGGCTGAGGGGAAGAGAAACCAGTCAGCCAGAAGTCCCAGACGGCGCTGTAAATGTCTCCACCCTGGTCGCACCAGGCTTTTCCATGACTACTCCAAGCACATAGAGCCACCCAGCATCCTTGAGCCACTGAGGATGGTCCTGCTGGTTCTATTCTCCAGTCCCCCAAGACTCAAGCTTCCTTCCCTTATTGCCTCCATCCTCTAGGCTTGATCTGATCTCCTTCCGATCTTTCCCTAACTTTCCCCATTCCCGTCTGGTTTTCTGGCTTGGGCACCCAACAAAAATGTTCTCGTACAGAAGAGAGGCTTCCAGGAGCCCACAGACTCCAGCAGGAGCCAATGGGCCCAGCACAGCCAATCTGTCTCCGCTGCTCATCTACGCCCAGCACACAAAGCCTAGGACAGGATTTCCCTAGTAAGGTGCAACCAAGAATCAGGAGCAGCCAGGCCTGGATTCAAATCCAGCCCTGTCACACCGTGGCTTGGTAAGCCGCCATGCTCCTGCTCTGAGGCCCTTTGAGGATTACATAAGAAAGGGAGTATGGCACATGCTAGAGCCTGGCACCCAATGAGGCTCTGGAGCAGATGCCACTGACAGAAAAATGGCCCCCAGGGGCTGGGACTGCACGACAGGAGGACAACGCCACCGTCTGACTAGAGGACCTGAGATCCTCTAATTGCTTGGGTGGCAGACAACCAGGTGTCCCATGGGTGCCTTGAGGGTGAGAGGCTCAAGAAATCTTCAAGGTCGGACTCCATTCAATGTCGCCTGCCACTAGTGACATTAACCCTCAGGGAGGGTTGGACAGGATCTGGGAAAGCTGCAGGTGCAGAGTGCACTAGAATTTGAACCCCAGGATACAGACAAGAAGCTGCCTAAAATCAGAGAGCCCTGGGCACCCTGGTCCCAGGAAAGGCCAAAGCTCCGGAAGTCACAGAGCTGAGCCCGTTCTTCCTCTCCAGCTGCAGATGCTGTAagggaaaaacaagacaaaacaggaaGTTCTGAGGATGGTTTCCCACGTGTTTCTCTCCAGTCACTGCCTCGTCACCCAAACCAGTTTTCTCctctcagcctctggcctcccGCCCTCAGCCCAGATGTCCACAACAGGGGTGGTTTCTGTGAAGCTTTTCCAGGGAGGCTTGCATCTTAAAAAGGCAAGGTGGCAGGCTGTGCAGGCACCTGGAGGGTCAGGCACATCTGCATTGTcatttcttgtcttgtcttttcttttctttctttctttttttttttttaaaaaaaagatttatttattttatgtaagtacactgtagctatcttcagacacacccatcTGATCtatcatcagatcccattacagatggttgtgagccaccatgtggttgctgggatttgaactcaggaccttcggaagagcagtcagtgctcttaaccactgagccatctcttcagcccctgcattgtcatttcttttcttttcttttttttttaagatgtatttatttattatatgtaagtacactgtagctgtcttcagacactccagaagagggtgtcagatcttgttacggatggttgtgagccaccatgtggttgctgggatttgaactcgggaccttcggaagagcagtcaggtgctcttacccgctgagccatctcaccagccccgcattGTCATTtcttaatgtcatttttttttctgatctgtaCAATGGGGGAAA
Proteins encoded in this region:
- the Gpr152 gene encoding probable G-protein coupled receptor 152; the encoded protein is MDSAVEANLGAAGHGPRTELSDEDYYPQGSWDTVFLVALLLLGLPANGLMAWLAGSQARHGAGTRLALLLLSLALSDFLFLAAATFQILEIQHGGHWPLSTAACRFYYFLWGVSYSSGLFLLTALSLDRCLLALCPRWYPGRRPARLPLWVCAGVWVLATLFSVPWLVFPEAAVWWYDLVICLDFWDTEELPLRMLEILGGFLPFLLLLVCHVLTQATACRTCCGHQPRRMACHGFARVAKTILSAYVVLRLPYQLAQLLYLAFLWDVYPGYLLWEALVYSDYLILLNSCLSPFLCLAASADLRALLRTVLSSFAAAVCEERPGSFTPAETQVASEGLTLPGPTSEGQSRLDPVVQPQVNPSVQPQSDSVVQPMVGSLIQPPLDTVVQLEVNPLAQPQLDPMAQPQVNPSAQPQSKSVVQPQVDPLTQPQLDPVVQPQSSPEAPIPACGDESASNPGEENSPGPCPDPIPGAPENLDRPAVPQEESPNNVLPKEAPSAGPT